One genomic segment of Rivularia sp. PCC 7116 includes these proteins:
- a CDS encoding HNH endonuclease domain-containing protein produces MYNLPNDDSLDISALSRLFESTTNSYKYLYFLSLLDIIRRNNFDIVSPISFKDIIVEMLANAWYPHNYFKLSFGTQDHISNKLDSLKLEITEPILKFRDTDKKLLRTAISNQNINDIVAFISNYVPYRLIRPFFAEDTRGFKDYDVNSAIINLSKNKFDNKKPLYCFNAQKQKDCNAIILYPDWIDYFKKNYVLVRGWASWEWLKYMQQRNPNIPNVVNKLFMPQQRDSLSKQTKYWKTVLTYREINCIYSEVQLNKNEISLDHYLPWSFVAHDQLWNLIPTTPSVNSSKSNNLPSQIYFADFINLQHLGLTVSYNHIPQNKWLKDIEPFICDLKINQADNLLNLEILTNAYEITLQPLITLASNQGFSANWVYA; encoded by the coding sequence ATGTATAACTTACCAAATGATGACAGTTTAGATATATCAGCATTATCAAGACTATTTGAGTCAACAACTAATTCATATAAATATCTTTATTTTTTATCCTTATTAGACATTATTAGAAGAAACAATTTTGATATTGTATCGCCTATTAGCTTTAAAGATATTATCGTTGAAATGCTGGCTAATGCTTGGTATCCCCATAATTATTTTAAGCTCTCTTTTGGAACCCAAGACCATATATCAAATAAGTTAGATTCTCTTAAATTAGAAATTACGGAACCAATTCTCAAATTTAGAGATACAGATAAGAAACTATTACGTACTGCTATTAGCAACCAAAATATTAACGATATTGTAGCTTTTATTAGTAACTATGTTCCTTATCGTTTAATTCGTCCTTTCTTTGCTGAAGATACGAGAGGATTTAAAGATTATGATGTGAATTCAGCTATTATTAATTTATCTAAAAATAAATTCGATAACAAAAAGCCTTTATACTGTTTTAATGCCCAGAAGCAGAAAGATTGTAACGCTATAATTCTATATCCAGATTGGATTGATTATTTTAAGAAAAATTACGTACTAGTTAGAGGCTGGGCATCTTGGGAATGGTTGAAATATATGCAGCAAAGAAACCCTAATATTCCTAATGTGGTTAATAAATTGTTTATGCCACAGCAAAGAGATTCTTTAAGCAAGCAAACTAAATATTGGAAAACCGTTTTAACTTATCGCGAAATCAATTGTATTTACTCTGAAGTTCAATTAAATAAAAACGAAATATCATTAGATCATTATTTACCTTGGTCGTTTGTGGCACATGACCAACTGTGGAATTTGATTCCAACAACGCCATCTGTTAATTCTTCTAAATCGAATAACTTACCATCTCAAATATATTTTGCTGATTTTATTAACTTACAGCATTTAGGTTTAACAGTTTCTTATAACCATATCCCTCAAAATAAATGGTTAAAAGATATTGAGCCTTTTATTTGTGATTTAAAGATTAATCAAGCAGATAATTTATTAAATTTAGAAA
- a CDS encoding metal-binding protein: MPSGQTHDRITIWALPFIAGTTFWQTHSSSITLLIAGGFMFGGLMFGPDLDIYSIQYQRWGYFRFIWLPYQKSLRHRSFLSHGPLIGTTVRVLYLCVLISIVTIIVLLIAEKLLNMTLSWQEVAKHLLDIINLHKTEFLALFVGLELGAMSHSISDWSNSAYKRFKRKGITSLLPKKKPKKRKYVSKSTTNRRSKSKARRRR; encoded by the coding sequence ATGCCCTCCGGTCAAACTCACGATCGCATTACAATTTGGGCTTTACCATTCATTGCTGGTACCACTTTTTGGCAAACTCACAGCAGCAGTATTACCCTACTAATTGCTGGTGGGTTTATGTTTGGGGGATTAATGTTCGGCCCCGACTTGGACATTTATTCAATTCAATACCAACGTTGGGGTTATTTCCGTTTTATCTGGCTTCCTTATCAAAAAAGTCTTCGTCATCGTTCTTTTTTATCTCACGGACCGTTAATTGGGACAACCGTGCGGGTACTCTATTTATGCGTCTTAATTTCAATCGTAACGATTATTGTTTTACTTATTGCCGAGAAATTATTAAATATGACTCTAAGTTGGCAGGAAGTAGCTAAGCATCTATTAGATATTATCAACCTTCATAAAACCGAATTCCTCGCCTTGTTTGTAGGATTAGAACTCGGTGCGATGAGCCATTCCATCAGTGACTGGTCAAATTCCGCTTACAAACGCTTTAAAAGAAAAGGCATCACTAGTTTGCTGCCTAAAAAGAAACCAAAAAAACGTAAATACGTAAGTAAATCTACTACCAACCGTCGGAGTAAATCTAAAGCAAGAAGGAGGAGGTAG
- the mazG gene encoding nucleoside triphosphate pyrophosphohydrolase has protein sequence MDTLTALQELIDVVAKLRSPNGGCPWDLAQTPETLTPYVIEEAYEVVDAIKSGDKNHVAEELGDLLLQVVLQAQIYSESGDFTLKEVAEGISQKLIRRHPHVFGDVSVQNVDEVKQNWEDIKAAEKGETVAETQKLSNKLFGYTRKLPPLMATMKMSKKAADVGFEWDDIDGVWEKYEEELGEFKQALAEETPERQQEELGDLLFTLLQLARWNNLDPSEALQGTNKRFIQRFQKMENFAERPLSEYSLVELEELWQQAKKELK, from the coding sequence ATGGATACTTTAACTGCTTTGCAGGAATTAATTGATGTCGTTGCGAAGTTGCGATCGCCTAACGGTGGTTGTCCCTGGGATTTAGCGCAAACGCCGGAAACTTTGACTCCTTATGTAATTGAGGAAGCTTATGAAGTGGTTGATGCGATTAAAAGCGGGGACAAAAATCACGTCGCTGAAGAATTAGGAGATTTACTTTTACAAGTTGTTTTACAAGCGCAAATTTATAGCGAATCTGGAGATTTTACTCTCAAGGAAGTTGCCGAAGGTATTTCTCAAAAGCTGATTCGTCGTCATCCACATGTGTTTGGTGATGTTTCGGTGCAGAATGTTGATGAGGTAAAGCAAAATTGGGAAGATATCAAGGCTGCGGAGAAAGGCGAAACTGTTGCAGAAACTCAAAAGCTGAGCAATAAGCTCTTCGGCTATACTCGCAAGCTGCCACCGTTAATGGCAACGATGAAAATGTCTAAAAAAGCTGCTGATGTAGGCTTTGAATGGGATGATATCGATGGTGTTTGGGAAAAGTACGAGGAAGAATTAGGAGAATTCAAACAGGCTTTAGCTGAAGAAACACCCGAAAGACAGCAAGAGGAATTAGGAGATTTACTGTTTACTCTGCTTCAGTTAGCACGATGGAACAATTTAGATCCTAGTGAAGCCTTACAAGGAACAAACAAACGATTTATTCAGCGATTTCAAAAAATGGAAAATTTTGCCGAGCGTCCGCTTTCGGAATATAGCTTGGTAGAATTAGAAGAACTTTGGCAGCAGGCTAAGAAGGAATTGAAATAA
- a CDS encoding TIGR02588 family protein: protein MSQPKQDKQEQKRTIAEWATFCIASSILLGVIGLVSFTWIKQPAQKPPALVVTNNKPLRKVNEQYYVHFEVINKGEETAASVQVIAELRLNGKVEETGEQQIEFLSRGEKETGAFVFTKNPNQGELILRIASYKSP from the coding sequence ATGAGTCAACCCAAACAAGATAAGCAAGAGCAAAAACGTACAATAGCTGAATGGGCAACATTCTGCATCGCTTCATCCATACTTCTCGGAGTTATAGGTTTAGTCAGCTTCACCTGGATAAAACAGCCAGCACAAAAACCACCAGCCCTTGTTGTCACCAATAATAAACCCCTGCGAAAAGTTAACGAACAATATTATGTACATTTCGAGGTAATTAATAAAGGTGAAGAAACAGCAGCTTCCGTACAGGTAATAGCAGAATTACGTCTCAACGGAAAAGTAGAAGAAACAGGAGAGCAGCAAATAGAATTTTTATCGAGAGGTGAGAAAGAGACAGGAGCATTTGTATTTACAAAAAACCCCAACCAAGGAGAATTGATTTTAAGAATAGCAAGTTATAAATCGCCTTAA
- a CDS encoding TIGR02587 family membrane protein encodes MKFKSRRRICAKYKNNTKRKRQKNPWKSEINDIVRGGCGGFLFGIPLLYTMEVWWIGSSATPEMMLMALLLTFIVVYLLMRTEGFRKPKRFSRRYQAITETVEAMGIGLVCSAFMLLLLQELSAGVSLKEALGKIIFESVPFSLGVALANQLLGENGNNPPDNRTSSQNDLVDNNPTFTDLSATLIGATVIGFNIAPTDEIATLAAAVSEPWLLAIIAISLLISYAIVFQAGFSAQEKRRQHQGIFQKPFSETMICYLVSLISAAIMLWFFQKLAWSDPWTIWLEHSIILGLPTTIGGAAGRLAI; translated from the coding sequence ATGAAATTTAAATCGCGAAGAAGAATCTGCGCCAAATATAAAAACAACACCAAAAGAAAACGTCAAAAAAATCCTTGGAAAAGCGAGATAAACGACATCGTAAGAGGCGGCTGTGGGGGCTTTCTGTTTGGCATTCCCCTGCTTTACACGATGGAAGTATGGTGGATAGGCTCATCTGCAACACCAGAGATGATGTTAATGGCACTGTTATTAACATTTATTGTTGTTTATCTACTTATGCGTACAGAAGGTTTCCGCAAACCCAAACGTTTCAGTCGTCGTTATCAAGCAATTACAGAAACAGTAGAAGCAATGGGAATCGGCTTAGTTTGTTCGGCTTTTATGTTATTGCTACTACAGGAATTATCTGCGGGAGTTTCCCTCAAAGAAGCATTAGGTAAAATTATTTTTGAAAGCGTACCCTTTAGTTTGGGAGTTGCATTAGCCAACCAACTTTTAGGTGAAAACGGAAACAATCCACCAGATAATAGAACTAGCAGTCAAAACGATTTAGTTGATAATAACCCCACCTTCACCGATTTAAGCGCAACCTTAATTGGTGCAACAGTTATCGGTTTCAACATTGCACCAACCGATGAAATTGCAACCCTGGCAGCAGCAGTATCCGAGCCTTGGCTTTTGGCAATTATTGCCATTTCCTTATTAATTTCCTACGCAATTGTATTTCAAGCCGGTTTCTCAGCCCAAGAAAAACGCAGACAACACCAAGGTATATTTCAGAAACCATTTAGCGAAACCATGATTTGCTACCTAGTATCCTTAATTTCAGCCGCTATAATGCTGTGGTTTTTTCAAAAATTAGCTTGGAGCGATCCTTGGACAATTTGGTTAGAACACAGCATTATATTAGGATTGCCAACAACCATTGGTGGTGCTGCTGGAAGGTTGGCAATATGA
- a CDS encoding peptidoglycan-binding protein, whose translation MTSISNFHSVKSQLNKPVLTQGSSGQAVLELQKLLKHWRCYCGEIDGIFGPQTTAAVNCFEYWMFLAEDGIVDENTWLSLYKGAPVDMPVLQKRSQGELVEKIQERLLWSGFFQSAITGYFGIVTENAIKDLQQRTGLAPDGIVGDRTWLELSKIREYSY comes from the coding sequence ATGACTTCTATTTCTAACTTTCATAGCGTTAAAAGCCAGCTAAATAAACCTGTATTAACCCAAGGTTCTTCTGGACAAGCAGTACTAGAATTACAAAAATTATTAAAGCATTGGCGATGTTATTGCGGTGAAATTGATGGTATCTTTGGACCCCAAACGACAGCCGCAGTTAACTGCTTTGAGTACTGGATGTTTTTAGCTGAAGACGGCATAGTTGATGAAAATACTTGGCTGTCTTTGTATAAAGGTGCGCCGGTAGATATGCCTGTCTTACAAAAGCGCAGTCAAGGGGAATTAGTTGAAAAAATTCAGGAAAGGCTTTTGTGGTCTGGTTTTTTTCAATCTGCAATTACCGGTTATTTTGGTATCGTAACCGAAAATGCGATTAAAGATTTGCAACAGCGTACCGGATTAGCCCCAGACGGAATAGTTGGCGATCGCACTTGGTTAGAGTTAAGTAAAATTCGCGAGTATAGCTATTAA
- a CDS encoding glutamate-5-semialdehyde dehydrogenase produces MTVLIHNSDLILTAKQTRLAAMKLAVLSTAAKNEAIEAIAVALLSAQDEIIQANISDCEAATSEGIAKPLYKRLQLDEHKLRDNIAGVRDIGKLSDPVGNIQIHRKLDTGLILKRVSCPLGVLGVIFEARPEAAIQIASLAIKSGNGVILKGGKEAIRSCEAIVKAIKQGLSKTTVDPDAVQLLTTREETLELLKLDKYVDLIIPRGSNSFVQFVQQNTSIPVLGHADGICHLYIDKSADMQKAVDITVDAKTHYPAACNAIETLLVDRDIASTFLPKAAQALQKLNVELRGDEATQAILPNIVPATEADWETEYSDLILSIKIVDSLPEAISHINEYGSKHTDAIVTENIEAAENFLSLVDAAGVYHNCSTRFADGFRYGFGAEVGISTQQIPPRGPVGLEGLVTYKYKMTGNGHVASSYTGEDAKPFLHKDLLQ; encoded by the coding sequence ATGACAGTTCTCATTCATAATTCCGATTTAATTCTGACTGCTAAACAAACTCGACTTGCAGCTATGAAGCTAGCGGTGTTGTCTACTGCTGCAAAAAATGAAGCTATTGAAGCTATTGCTGTTGCACTGCTATCAGCACAGGATGAAATAATTCAAGCAAATATTTCAGATTGTGAAGCTGCTACGAGTGAAGGAATTGCTAAGCCACTTTACAAGCGCTTGCAGTTAGACGAGCATAAATTAAGAGATAATATTGCTGGGGTAAGGGATATAGGTAAACTTTCCGACCCTGTTGGTAATATTCAAATTCATCGTAAACTAGATACTGGTTTGATTCTCAAGCGTGTTAGTTGTCCCTTGGGAGTTTTGGGAGTGATTTTTGAAGCACGTCCGGAAGCGGCGATTCAAATTGCCTCTTTGGCGATAAAATCGGGAAATGGTGTAATCCTCAAAGGTGGAAAAGAAGCGATTCGTTCTTGCGAAGCTATAGTTAAAGCTATTAAACAAGGATTATCCAAAACTACAGTCGATCCAGATGCGGTACAGTTATTAACCACTAGAGAAGAAACTTTAGAATTATTGAAGTTGGATAAATATGTAGATTTGATTATTCCTAGAGGCTCTAATTCTTTCGTGCAGTTTGTCCAGCAAAATACTTCTATTCCGGTATTGGGACATGCTGACGGCATTTGTCATTTATATATCGATAAATCCGCAGACATGCAAAAAGCGGTAGATATTACAGTAGATGCTAAAACTCACTATCCAGCAGCTTGTAATGCAATCGAAACATTGCTGGTTGATCGAGATATCGCATCAACTTTTCTACCCAAAGCTGCACAAGCTTTACAAAAATTAAACGTCGAATTGCGAGGAGACGAAGCAACCCAAGCAATTTTACCCAACATCGTACCGGCAACAGAAGCAGATTGGGAAACAGAATACAGCGATTTAATATTGTCAATCAAAATTGTTGATTCTTTACCCGAAGCAATTAGCCATATTAACGAATACGGTTCTAAACATACCGACGCAATCGTTACCGAAAATATAGAAGCAGCAGAAAACTTTTTATCCTTAGTTGATGCAGCAGGCGTTTACCACAATTGTTCCACCCGTTTCGCAGACGGTTTCCGTTACGGATTTGGTGCAGAAGTCGGAATCAGTACCCAGCAAATACCACCCAGAGGACCAGTTGGTTTAGAAGGCTTAGTAACCTATAAATATAAAATGACAGGTAACGGTCATGTTGCAAGTAGCTATACCGGTGAAGATGCCAAGCCTTTCTTGCATAAAGATTTATTACAGTGA
- a CDS encoding isochorismate synthase MenF, protein MTVSPCSAEFFVYNKELYQFLVKKRAYCIKNNCTQIASIGLEIDSVDPLVVFQKLSASNKLNFYWENPSKEEAIAAIDAVTKFHIEGKERFIQAEKFIKYNLGKIINFCNVNHSFSQPLFFCSFSFFDTNLQENYPFFPATVFLPKWQVTRKEKCCILRANIKIDADLNIEKTLKILWQKITSINLLKYDAVDLDNSQPQFIKNSITKSSKFQRSVLSALEDIRKGTYSKIVLADALNIQSSTPLNLFKSLNNLRQLHPNCCVFSTSNGKGQNFIGASPETLIAIRNQKLNTDALAGSAARGKTPAEDAKKANLLLNSQKERHEHSLVIDFITQKLLSLGLLPQVSTPRLRQLSNIQHLWTPIIAKVPRNVHPLQIVSQLHPTPAVAGVAPEVACQEIRRYESFERGLYAAPLGWIDAEGNCEFVVGIRSALIDTSTKSSLLYAGAGIVPGSDPQKEFAEIQLKLQALLKALT, encoded by the coding sequence ATGACAGTTTCACCATGTTCTGCCGAGTTTTTTGTATACAATAAGGAGCTATACCAATTTCTTGTAAAAAAACGAGCATATTGTATTAAGAATAATTGCACACAAATAGCTAGTATTGGTTTAGAAATTGACTCGGTAGACCCTTTGGTTGTCTTCCAGAAACTTAGTGCATCAAATAAACTTAATTTTTATTGGGAAAACCCAAGCAAAGAAGAAGCCATTGCTGCCATTGATGCAGTAACAAAATTTCACATTGAAGGAAAAGAGCGTTTTATTCAAGCCGAAAAGTTTATTAAATATAATCTAGGCAAAATAATTAATTTTTGCAATGTAAATCATTCTTTCTCCCAACCACTATTTTTTTGCAGTTTTAGTTTTTTTGATACAAATCTTCAGGAAAACTATCCTTTTTTTCCCGCTACTGTTTTTTTACCTAAATGGCAGGTGACTCGAAAAGAAAAATGCTGTATATTAAGAGCAAATATTAAAATTGATGCGGATTTAAACATAGAAAAGACGTTAAAAATTTTATGGCAAAAAATTACATCAATCAACCTTTTAAAATACGATGCTGTCGATTTAGATAATTCTCAACCTCAATTTATTAAAAATTCAATTACGAAATCTAGTAAATTCCAGCGATCGGTCTTATCGGCTTTAGAAGATATTCGTAAGGGTACTTATAGTAAAATTGTATTGGCAGATGCTCTCAACATTCAATCAAGTACTCCATTAAACTTATTCAAATCTTTAAATAATCTACGACAACTGCATCCTAACTGCTGCGTATTCTCTACAAGTAACGGCAAAGGACAAAATTTTATCGGTGCCTCTCCAGAAACATTAATTGCAATTCGCAATCAAAAGTTAAATACGGATGCTCTAGCTGGAAGCGCCGCCAGAGGCAAAACACCAGCAGAAGATGCAAAAAAAGCTAATCTTCTGCTCAACAGTCAAAAAGAAAGACACGAACATTCCCTAGTAATTGATTTTATTACTCAAAAGTTACTCAGCCTCGGTTTATTACCCCAAGTTTCCACACCCAGACTGCGGCAACTATCAAATATCCAGCATTTGTGGACACCAATCATTGCCAAAGTGCCCCGTAACGTGCATCCCTTACAAATAGTTTCCCAACTACATCCAACTCCAGCAGTCGCCGGTGTTGCGCCAGAAGTTGCTTGTCAAGAAATTCGTCGTTATGAAAGTTTCGAGAGGGGCTTATATGCCGCCCCCTTGGGTTGGATAGATGCCGAAGGTAACTGTGAGTTTGTTGTAGGAATCCGCTCGGCGCTGATTGATACTTCGACTAAATCATCTTTGCTTTATGCAGGTGCGGGCATCGTACCGGGTTCAGATCCACAAAAAGAATTTGCAGAAATTCAACTGAAACTACAAGCACTTCTAAAAGCTTTAACTTAA
- the menA gene encoding 2-carboxy-1,4-naphthoquinone phytyltransferase — MTTKLILYPNIRLWMAALKPPMYCVAIMPIWVGTAIAFAETRVLHTAVFCTFLAAAILILAWENLSNDVFDSDTGIDINKHHSLVNLTGSRQLILWLGNCFLASGLFGILTISWWQKDLTLIGIILICCGLGYLYQGPPFRLGYKGLGEILCFFAFGPLGVAAGYYSQTQSYSLTSLAASVIVGITTTLILFCSHFHQVEDDLAAGKLSPIVRLGTLKGSQVLKWFTGSIYALIFIFILCGIFPLWTLLSWFSLPFAAKLYNHVSQNHDKPLEISNLKFIAIAVQFWCCLLLGLGFVL, encoded by the coding sequence ATGACTACAAAGCTGATTTTATATCCCAACATAAGGTTATGGATGGCGGCATTAAAACCGCCAATGTACTGCGTTGCGATTATGCCGATTTGGGTCGGAACGGCTATCGCTTTTGCAGAAACAAGGGTGCTTCACACAGCAGTTTTCTGCACATTTTTAGCTGCTGCAATTTTGATTCTTGCTTGGGAAAATTTGAGTAATGATGTTTTTGATTCTGATACGGGAATTGATATTAACAAACATCATTCTCTTGTCAATTTGACGGGCAGCAGACAATTAATATTGTGGTTGGGAAATTGCTTTCTAGCTTCAGGGTTATTCGGAATATTAACAATTAGTTGGTGGCAAAAAGACCTAACTTTAATTGGGATAATTTTGATTTGTTGCGGCTTAGGATATCTCTATCAAGGACCTCCTTTTCGTTTGGGTTACAAAGGTTTAGGAGAAATACTTTGCTTTTTTGCTTTTGGTCCTTTGGGAGTAGCCGCAGGTTATTACAGTCAAACTCAAAGTTACTCTTTAACAAGTTTAGCTGCTTCGGTAATAGTCGGTATCACCACAACTTTAATCTTGTTTTGTTCCCATTTTCATCAAGTTGAAGATGACTTAGCAGCAGGTAAGCTTTCTCCTATTGTTCGTCTGGGAACTTTAAAAGGTTCGCAAGTTTTAAAGTGGTTCACAGGTAGTATTTATGCACTGATATTTATATTTATACTTTGCGGAATTTTTCCCTTATGGACGCTTTTGAGTTGGTTTAGTTTACCTTTTGCGGCAAAACTATATAATCACGTCTCGCAAAATCACGACAAACCGCTAGAAATTAGTAACTTAAAATTTATCGCGATCGCAGTGCAATTTTGGTGTTGTCTGTTATTAGGATTGGGTTTTGTTTTGTAA
- a CDS encoding o-succinylbenzoate synthase: MFYKFEFRTYSRKFVTPLNTSHGVWESRNGLIIRLRDETGKVGWGEIAPISWFGSETVEEAISFCRKLPQTITENIIFSIPDELPACQFGFESAREMINKNYFSAESSPITSSILLPAGRAALHQWRNIWEYGSHSFKWKIGVYPFAEEIFIFDLLAGELPAFTKLRLDANAGLSYGEAEIWLRKCDEINKNDDIDLKIEFIEQPLAVDRFSEMLELSRIYNTKIALDESVATLKQLESCYQRGWRGIFVIKAGIIGSPSRLRRFCLNHEVDTVFSSVFETNIGREAALSLAAELSQQKRAVGFGVNHFFAEDEQTCLKNLWKETSSIL; encoded by the coding sequence ATGTTTTACAAGTTTGAATTTCGTACTTACAGTAGAAAATTCGTGACTCCCTTAAATACGTCTCACGGTGTTTGGGAAAGTCGGAATGGACTTATTATTCGTCTTAGGGATGAAACAGGAAAAGTCGGATGGGGGGAAATTGCTCCGATTAGTTGGTTTGGCTCGGAAACAGTAGAAGAAGCTATTTCATTTTGTCGTAAATTACCGCAGACAATTACCGAAAATATTATCTTTTCAATTCCCGATGAATTACCCGCTTGCCAGTTTGGATTTGAGTCAGCGCGGGAAATGATAAACAAAAATTATTTTTCTGCTGAATCATCCCCAATTACCAGTAGCATTTTGCTGCCTGCTGGTAGAGCAGCTTTACATCAATGGCGAAATATATGGGAATATGGCTCTCACAGTTTTAAATGGAAAATTGGGGTTTATCCCTTTGCTGAAGAAATATTCATTTTCGATTTACTCGCTGGAGAATTACCCGCTTTCACGAAACTACGTTTGGATGCGAATGCTGGCTTGAGTTATGGTGAAGCTGAAATTTGGTTGCGAAAATGCGATGAAATCAACAAAAATGATGATATTGATTTAAAAATCGAATTTATTGAACAACCGCTTGCAGTAGATAGGTTTTCCGAAATGCTGGAATTAAGTCGGATTTATAATACCAAAATTGCTTTAGATGAATCTGTTGCTACACTCAAACAACTTGAAAGCTGCTATCAACGAGGTTGGCGAGGAATTTTTGTGATTAAAGCCGGTATTATTGGTTCCCCTTCTCGTTTGCGCCGGTTTTGCCTTAATCACGAAGTTGATACTGTTTTTTCGTCGGTTTTTGAAACTAATATTGGCAGAGAAGCAGCATTGTCATTAGCCGCAGAATTATCGCAGCAAAAAAGAGCGGTTGGTTTTGGTGTGAATCATTTTTTTGCAGAGGATGAACAAACCTGTTTAAAAAATCTATGGAAGGAAACTTCAAGTATTTTGTAG
- a CDS encoding 2-succinylbenzoate--CoA ligase, whose amino-acid sequence MEGNFKYFVDNDCLICEDSHLLVELVEKLDFDIFQFKQQHSYLPKIILNERQPVRFLAGFIAACKANCPVFLCNPDWGKQEWLQVFDLVKPDIIWGIKPKAVEASYFLENSHNTDIYNAPCPIPNAQSPYIMIPTGGSSGRIKFAVHTWDTLTASVLGFKEYFQVDQINSFCVLPLYHVSGLMQFMRCFITGGKLIVLPFKSLESKPVSYSKNNFNQLISSSEYFISLVPTQLERLLQKSDLAEWLSKFQTVLLGGAPAWNELLQKARFHCIRLAPTYGMTETASQIATMKSDDFIQGKVGCGKILPHAKITICGKKGEELKVNQIGNINIQAKSLALGYYPLSSKTQTCLQIDDLAFLNEQGYLNIVGRNSDKIITGGENVYPTEVEAVIRATGMVADVCVIGLADKYWGEVVTAIYVVNSGINHPAVKMPALQQDKNERILIQTLLKEKLSNYKIPKVWIPVDSLPRNSQGKINRQKLYEIAVSK is encoded by the coding sequence ATGGAAGGAAACTTCAAGTATTTTGTAGATAACGACTGTTTAATTTGTGAAGATAGTCATTTGTTAGTTGAGTTAGTTGAAAAACTCGATTTTGATATTTTCCAATTTAAACAACAACATTCTTATCTACCGAAAATTATTTTAAATGAACGCCAGCCGGTGCGTTTTTTAGCCGGTTTTATCGCTGCCTGTAAAGCGAATTGTCCCGTATTTTTATGTAATCCCGATTGGGGAAAACAAGAATGGCTGCAAGTATTTGATTTAGTCAAACCAGATATTATTTGGGGAATTAAGCCTAAAGCCGTAGAAGCATCTTACTTTCTTGAAAACTCCCATAATACTGATATTTACAATGCCCCATGCCCAATCCCCAATGCCCAATCCCCATACATAATGATTCCTACCGGTGGCTCCTCGGGAAGAATAAAATTTGCAGTTCATACCTGGGATACTTTGACGGCTTCGGTATTGGGATTCAAAGAGTATTTTCAAGTAGATCAGATTAATTCTTTCTGTGTATTGCCGCTGTATCATGTCAGCGGTTTGATGCAGTTTATGCGCTGTTTTATTACGGGTGGAAAGTTAATAGTTTTACCTTTTAAATCCCTGGAATCAAAACCAGTAAGTTATAGTAAAAATAATTTTAATCAATTAATTAGTAGCTCAGAATATTTTATATCTTTAGTTCCTACTCAGTTAGAGCGTTTATTGCAGAAATCGGATTTAGCTGAATGGTTGAGTAAATTCCAAACGGTACTTTTAGGAGGTGCCCCAGCTTGGAATGAATTATTGCAAAAAGCAAGGTTTCATTGCATTAGATTAGCTCCCACCTACGGAATGACAGAAACCGCTTCTCAAATAGCGACTATGAAATCAGATGATTTTATTCAAGGTAAAGTTGGCTGCGGTAAGATTCTTCCCCATGCAAAAATCACAATTTGCGGTAAAAAGGGGGAAGAATTAAAAGTTAATCAAATTGGCAATATCAATATTCAAGCAAAATCATTAGCGCTTGGTTATTATCCTCTTAGTAGTAAAACACAAACTTGTTTGCAAATAGACGATTTAGCTTTTTTAAACGAACAAGGTTATCTAAATATTGTCGGTAGAAACAGCGATAAAATCATTACTGGTGGCGAAAATGTTTATCCCACTGAGGTTGAAGCCGTAATTAGAGCAACTGGAATGGTAGCTGATGTTTGTGTAATTGGCTTAGCCGATAAATATTGGGGAGAAGTTGTAACTGCTATTTATGTGGTTAATTCGGGTATTAATCATCCAGCAGTTAAGATGCCCGCACTACAACAAGATAAAAATGAACGTATATTAATACAGACTTTGCTTAAAGAGAAGCTTAGTAATTATAAAATTCCTAAAGTTTGGATTCCTGTTGATTCCTTACCTCGTAATTCTCAGGGTAAAATTAATCGGCAAAAGCTTTATGAAATCGCCGTTTCTAAATAA